A single region of the Ascaphus truei isolate aAscTru1 chromosome 6, aAscTru1.hap1, whole genome shotgun sequence genome encodes:
- the GRAMD1B gene encoding protein Aster-B isoform X5: protein MVEKSSDHSSDKSPPTPEPGVQRSGSSQSGRSGGKNSKVLSPTYKQRNEDFRKLFKQLPDSERLIVDYSCALQRDILLQGRLYLSENWICFYSNIFRWETLLTVRLKDICSMTKEKTARLIPNAIQLCTDTEKHFFTSFGARDRTYMMMFRLWQNALLEKPLCPKELWHFVHQCYGNELGLTSDDEDYVPPDDDFNTMGYCEEIPVEEVEINDNSTKSSSEVKQETNSNLQELSLTSSNVPSTASSEATAFDGGIMEDMDSSIERELLFASIVEQKVQLLPPVTSPSLDFNDNEDLPTDLSDSSDTHDEGRVQQHRKREKDADKARSRMAQIKQGGGSINNTRERAEATPSEEGRGEVQAFYEDLNGRQYINEVFSFNVDKLFSLLFSESKFQRDFMEQRRFTEICSSLLCYFLHQLCRVSQCFFLLPEVIFHPWKKEENGNQTRVILYTIALTNPLAPKSATVTETQTLYKASQESECYVVDAEVLTHDIPYHDYFYTINRYTLTRAARNKSRLRISTELRYRKQPWGLVKTFIEKNFWSGLDEYFHHLENELTKAETAYLSDLLHQSPKDKSSKITATRRRKRPHGHMRIPHLQEALSPVTTPTDEERQHRIRHVAGSTQTRHVPEEKPSHLQNISRLLLVISCVLVLLVMLNVLLFYKLWMLEYSTQVLTTWQGLRLQESSRLPQSQAEWTQLLESQQKHHDTELQKWRHIIKSSVMLLDQMKDSLINLQNGIISRDFGSEPEEKQYQ from the exons GTATTGAGTCCAACATACAAACAGAGGAATGAGGATTTTCGAAAACTCTTTAAACAGCTGCCAGACTCAGAGCGTCTCATAGTAG ATTACTCCTGTGCTTTGCAAAGGGACATCTTACTACAGGGGCGGCTCTACCTGTCTGAGAACTGGATCTGTTTCTACAGTAACATCTTCCGCTGGGAGACCTTG CTGACAGTACGTTTAAAAGACATCTGCTCAATGACCAAGGAAAAGACAGCCAGACTCATCCCCAATGCCATACAGCTCTGCACTGACACTGAAAAG CACTTTTTCACTTCATTTGGTGCTCGAGATCGAACCTACATGATGATGTTCCGACTGTGGCAGAATGCTCTGCTTGAAAAG CCACTGTGTCCCAAGGAGCTCTGGCATTTTGTCCATCAGTGCTATGGAAATGAGTTGGGACTCACAAGCGATGATGAGGACTACGTGCCGCCAGACGACGACTTCAACACAATGGG TTACTGTGAAGAGATTCCAGTGGAGGAGgtggaaataaatgacaattccACAAAAAGCAGCAGTGAGGTAAAACAAGAAACCAATTCAAACCTGCAGGAGCTATCTCTTACTAGCAGCAATGTGCCATCCACTGCCAGCAGTGAAGCTACTGCA TTTGATGGGGGCATTATGGAAGACATGGATAGCTCTATAGAAAGGGAGCTGCTATTTGCAAGTATTGTTGAGCAGAAGGTACAGCTACTCCCCCCGGTCACCTCTCCATCATTGGACTTTAATGATAATGAAGACCTTCCAACTGATCTTAGTGACTCATCAGACACCCACGATGAAG GTAGGGTACAACAACACAGGAAAAGAGAGAAGGACGCAGACAAAGCAAGAAGCAGAATGGCACAGATAAAGCAAGGGGGCGGCAGCATAAACAACACAAGGGAGAGGGCGGAGGCAACACCAAGTGAGGAGGGCAGAG GCGAAGTGCAGGCGTTTTACGAGGACTTGAATGGTCGGCAATACATCAATGAGGTGTTCAGTTTTAATGTGGACAAGCTCTTCAGCCTCCTGTTCAGTGAGTCTAAGTTCCAGAGAGACTTCATGGAACAGAGACGCTTCACGG AGATCTGCAGTTCTTTGCTATGTTATTTCCTACACCAGCTTTGCAGGGTTTCACAGTGTTTCTTTTTGCTGCCAGAAGTTATATTTCACCCTTGGAAGAAGGAGGAGAATGGGAACCAGACACGGGTTATTCTGTACACCATCGCACTCACTAACCCGCTGGCACCTAAATCCGCCACTGTCACAGAGACTCAG ACGCTCTACAAGGCAAGCCAAGAAAGCGAGTGTTACGTGGTTGATGCTGAGGTGCTGACACATGACATCCCTTATCACGATTACTTTTACACCATCAACCGGTACACACTGACGAGGGCCGCCAGGAACAAAAGCCGACTGAG GATCTCGACAGAGCTACGTTATCGGAAACAGCCGTGGGGACTTGTCAAAACCTTCATAGAGAAAAACTTTTGGAGTGGATTAGATGAATATTTTCACCACTTGG AGAATGAACTCACCAAGGCAGAGACTGCATACCTGTCCGATCTGCTCCATCAGTCCCCTAAAGACAAAAGCAGCAAGATCACAGCCACTCGCCGCCGGAAGCGCCCCCATGGGCACATGCGCATCCCCCACCTGCAGGAAGCCCTGAGCCCTGTCACCACTCCCACTGATGAGGAGAGGCAGCATCGCATCAGACATGTAGCAG GCTCTACTCAGACGCGACATGTTCCTGAGGAGAAACCCAGTCATCTACAGAACATCTCTAGACTCCTGTTGGTGATCAGCTGCGT TCTGGTGCTGCTAGTGATGCTCAATGTGCTGCTTTTTTACAAGCTCTGGATGTTGGAATATAGCACACAAGTACTGACAACGTGGCAAGGGCTCAGACTACAGGAGAG CAGCCGCCTGCCTCAGTCACAAGCAGAGTGGACCCAGTTGTTAGAATCTCAGCAGAAGCATCACGATACTGAGCTGCAGAAATGGAGACACATTATTAAGTCCTCTGTGATGCTGCTAGACCAG aTGAAGGATTCGCTAATAAACCTTCAGAATGGAATCATTTCTCGAGACTTTGGGTCAGAACCAGAAGAAAAACAGTACCAATGA
- the GRAMD1B gene encoding protein Aster-B isoform X1 — MVEKSSDHSSDKSPPTPEPGVQRSGSSQSGRSGGKNSKYDRLNLIKKSQSWYNHERQHIRRVLSPTYKQRNEDFRKLFKQLPDSERLIVDYSCALQRDILLQGRLYLSENWICFYSNIFRWETLLTVRLKDICSMTKEKTARLIPNAIQLCTDTEKHFFTSFGARDRTYMMMFRLWQNALLEKPLCPKELWHFVHQCYGNELGLTSDDEDYVPPDDDFNTMGYCEEIPVEEVEINDNSTKSSSEVKQETNSNLQELSLTSSNVPSTASSEATAFDGGIMEDMDSSIERELLFASIVEQKVQLLPPVTSPSLDFNDNEDLPTDLSDSSDTHDEGRVQQHRKREKDADKARSRMAQIKQGGGSINNTRERAEATPSEEGRGEVQAFYEDLNGRQYINEVFSFNVDKLFSLLFSESKFQRDFMEQRRFTEICSSLLCYFLHQLCRVSQCFFLLPEVIFHPWKKEENGNQTRVILYTIALTNPLAPKSATVTETQTLYKASQESECYVVDAEVLTHDIPYHDYFYTINRYTLTRAARNKSRLRISTELRYRKQPWGLVKTFIEKNFWSGLDEYFHHLENELTKAETAYLSDLLHQSPKDKSSKITATRRRKRPHGHMRIPHLQEALSPVTTPTDEERQHRIRHVAGSTQTRHVPEEKPSHLQNISRLLLVISCVLVLLVMLNVLLFYKLWMLEYSTQVLTTWQGLRLQESRLPQSQAEWTQLLESQQKHHDTELQKWRHIIKSSVMLLDQMKDSLINLQNGIISRDFGSEPEEKQYQ; from the exons AAAAGCCAGAGTTGGTATAAT CATGAGCGGCAGCACATACGCAGA GTATTGAGTCCAACATACAAACAGAGGAATGAGGATTTTCGAAAACTCTTTAAACAGCTGCCAGACTCAGAGCGTCTCATAGTAG ATTACTCCTGTGCTTTGCAAAGGGACATCTTACTACAGGGGCGGCTCTACCTGTCTGAGAACTGGATCTGTTTCTACAGTAACATCTTCCGCTGGGAGACCTTG CTGACAGTACGTTTAAAAGACATCTGCTCAATGACCAAGGAAAAGACAGCCAGACTCATCCCCAATGCCATACAGCTCTGCACTGACACTGAAAAG CACTTTTTCACTTCATTTGGTGCTCGAGATCGAACCTACATGATGATGTTCCGACTGTGGCAGAATGCTCTGCTTGAAAAG CCACTGTGTCCCAAGGAGCTCTGGCATTTTGTCCATCAGTGCTATGGAAATGAGTTGGGACTCACAAGCGATGATGAGGACTACGTGCCGCCAGACGACGACTTCAACACAATGGG TTACTGTGAAGAGATTCCAGTGGAGGAGgtggaaataaatgacaattccACAAAAAGCAGCAGTGAGGTAAAACAAGAAACCAATTCAAACCTGCAGGAGCTATCTCTTACTAGCAGCAATGTGCCATCCACTGCCAGCAGTGAAGCTACTGCA TTTGATGGGGGCATTATGGAAGACATGGATAGCTCTATAGAAAGGGAGCTGCTATTTGCAAGTATTGTTGAGCAGAAGGTACAGCTACTCCCCCCGGTCACCTCTCCATCATTGGACTTTAATGATAATGAAGACCTTCCAACTGATCTTAGTGACTCATCAGACACCCACGATGAAG GTAGGGTACAACAACACAGGAAAAGAGAGAAGGACGCAGACAAAGCAAGAAGCAGAATGGCACAGATAAAGCAAGGGGGCGGCAGCATAAACAACACAAGGGAGAGGGCGGAGGCAACACCAAGTGAGGAGGGCAGAG GCGAAGTGCAGGCGTTTTACGAGGACTTGAATGGTCGGCAATACATCAATGAGGTGTTCAGTTTTAATGTGGACAAGCTCTTCAGCCTCCTGTTCAGTGAGTCTAAGTTCCAGAGAGACTTCATGGAACAGAGACGCTTCACGG AGATCTGCAGTTCTTTGCTATGTTATTTCCTACACCAGCTTTGCAGGGTTTCACAGTGTTTCTTTTTGCTGCCAGAAGTTATATTTCACCCTTGGAAGAAGGAGGAGAATGGGAACCAGACACGGGTTATTCTGTACACCATCGCACTCACTAACCCGCTGGCACCTAAATCCGCCACTGTCACAGAGACTCAG ACGCTCTACAAGGCAAGCCAAGAAAGCGAGTGTTACGTGGTTGATGCTGAGGTGCTGACACATGACATCCCTTATCACGATTACTTTTACACCATCAACCGGTACACACTGACGAGGGCCGCCAGGAACAAAAGCCGACTGAG GATCTCGACAGAGCTACGTTATCGGAAACAGCCGTGGGGACTTGTCAAAACCTTCATAGAGAAAAACTTTTGGAGTGGATTAGATGAATATTTTCACCACTTGG AGAATGAACTCACCAAGGCAGAGACTGCATACCTGTCCGATCTGCTCCATCAGTCCCCTAAAGACAAAAGCAGCAAGATCACAGCCACTCGCCGCCGGAAGCGCCCCCATGGGCACATGCGCATCCCCCACCTGCAGGAAGCCCTGAGCCCTGTCACCACTCCCACTGATGAGGAGAGGCAGCATCGCATCAGACATGTAGCAG GCTCTACTCAGACGCGACATGTTCCTGAGGAGAAACCCAGTCATCTACAGAACATCTCTAGACTCCTGTTGGTGATCAGCTGCGT TCTGGTGCTGCTAGTGATGCTCAATGTGCTGCTTTTTTACAAGCTCTGGATGTTGGAATATAGCACACAAGTACTGACAACGTGGCAAGGGCTCAGACTACAGGAGAG CCGCCTGCCTCAGTCACAAGCAGAGTGGACCCAGTTGTTAGAATCTCAGCAGAAGCATCACGATACTGAGCTGCAGAAATGGAGACACATTATTAAGTCCTCTGTGATGCTGCTAGACCAG aTGAAGGATTCGCTAATAAACCTTCAGAATGGAATCATTTCTCGAGACTTTGGGTCAGAACCAGAAGAAAAACAGTACCAATGA
- the GRAMD1B gene encoding protein Aster-B isoform X14, translating into MAVDDSPPKSSLCLSLLFGSMWSMLLHQPLYPVMHKECLHISKSQSWYNHERQHIRRVLSPTYKQRNEDFRKLFKQLPDSERLIVDYSCALQRDILLQGRLYLSENWICFYSNIFRWETLLTVRLKDICSMTKEKTARLIPNAIQLCTDTEKHFFTSFGARDRTYMMMFRLWQNALLEKPLCPKELWHFVHQCYGNELGLTSDDEDYVPPDDDFNTMGYCEEIPVEEVEINDNSTKSSSEVKQETNSNLQELSLTSSNVPSTASSEATAFDGGIMEDMDSSIERELLFASIVEQKVQLLPPVTSPSLDFNDNEDLPTDLSDSSDTHDEGRVQQHRKREKDADKARSRMAQIKQGGGSINNTRERAEATPSEEGRGEVQAFYEDLNGRQYINEVFSFNVDKLFSLLFSESKFQRDFMEQRRFTEICSSLLCYFLHQLCRVSQCFFLLPEVIFHPWKKEENGNQTRVILYTIALTNPLAPKSATVTETQTLYKASQESECYVVDAEVLTHDIPYHDYFYTINRYTLTRAARNKSRLRISTELRYRKQPWGLVKTFIEKNFWSGLDEYFHHLENELTKAETAYLSDLLHQSPKDKSSKITATRRRKRPHGHMRIPHLQEALSPVTTPTDEERQHRIRHVAGSTQTRHVPEEKPSHLQNISRLLLVISCVLVLLVMLNVLLFYKLWMLEYSTQVLTTWQGLRLQESSRLPQSQAEWTQLLESQQKHHDTELQKWRHIIKSSVMLLDQMKDSLINLQNGIISRDFGSEPEEKQYQ; encoded by the exons AAAAGCCAGAGTTGGTATAAT CATGAGCGGCAGCACATACGCAGA GTATTGAGTCCAACATACAAACAGAGGAATGAGGATTTTCGAAAACTCTTTAAACAGCTGCCAGACTCAGAGCGTCTCATAGTAG ATTACTCCTGTGCTTTGCAAAGGGACATCTTACTACAGGGGCGGCTCTACCTGTCTGAGAACTGGATCTGTTTCTACAGTAACATCTTCCGCTGGGAGACCTTG CTGACAGTACGTTTAAAAGACATCTGCTCAATGACCAAGGAAAAGACAGCCAGACTCATCCCCAATGCCATACAGCTCTGCACTGACACTGAAAAG CACTTTTTCACTTCATTTGGTGCTCGAGATCGAACCTACATGATGATGTTCCGACTGTGGCAGAATGCTCTGCTTGAAAAG CCACTGTGTCCCAAGGAGCTCTGGCATTTTGTCCATCAGTGCTATGGAAATGAGTTGGGACTCACAAGCGATGATGAGGACTACGTGCCGCCAGACGACGACTTCAACACAATGGG TTACTGTGAAGAGATTCCAGTGGAGGAGgtggaaataaatgacaattccACAAAAAGCAGCAGTGAGGTAAAACAAGAAACCAATTCAAACCTGCAGGAGCTATCTCTTACTAGCAGCAATGTGCCATCCACTGCCAGCAGTGAAGCTACTGCA TTTGATGGGGGCATTATGGAAGACATGGATAGCTCTATAGAAAGGGAGCTGCTATTTGCAAGTATTGTTGAGCAGAAGGTACAGCTACTCCCCCCGGTCACCTCTCCATCATTGGACTTTAATGATAATGAAGACCTTCCAACTGATCTTAGTGACTCATCAGACACCCACGATGAAG GTAGGGTACAACAACACAGGAAAAGAGAGAAGGACGCAGACAAAGCAAGAAGCAGAATGGCACAGATAAAGCAAGGGGGCGGCAGCATAAACAACACAAGGGAGAGGGCGGAGGCAACACCAAGTGAGGAGGGCAGAG GCGAAGTGCAGGCGTTTTACGAGGACTTGAATGGTCGGCAATACATCAATGAGGTGTTCAGTTTTAATGTGGACAAGCTCTTCAGCCTCCTGTTCAGTGAGTCTAAGTTCCAGAGAGACTTCATGGAACAGAGACGCTTCACGG AGATCTGCAGTTCTTTGCTATGTTATTTCCTACACCAGCTTTGCAGGGTTTCACAGTGTTTCTTTTTGCTGCCAGAAGTTATATTTCACCCTTGGAAGAAGGAGGAGAATGGGAACCAGACACGGGTTATTCTGTACACCATCGCACTCACTAACCCGCTGGCACCTAAATCCGCCACTGTCACAGAGACTCAG ACGCTCTACAAGGCAAGCCAAGAAAGCGAGTGTTACGTGGTTGATGCTGAGGTGCTGACACATGACATCCCTTATCACGATTACTTTTACACCATCAACCGGTACACACTGACGAGGGCCGCCAGGAACAAAAGCCGACTGAG GATCTCGACAGAGCTACGTTATCGGAAACAGCCGTGGGGACTTGTCAAAACCTTCATAGAGAAAAACTTTTGGAGTGGATTAGATGAATATTTTCACCACTTGG AGAATGAACTCACCAAGGCAGAGACTGCATACCTGTCCGATCTGCTCCATCAGTCCCCTAAAGACAAAAGCAGCAAGATCACAGCCACTCGCCGCCGGAAGCGCCCCCATGGGCACATGCGCATCCCCCACCTGCAGGAAGCCCTGAGCCCTGTCACCACTCCCACTGATGAGGAGAGGCAGCATCGCATCAGACATGTAGCAG GCTCTACTCAGACGCGACATGTTCCTGAGGAGAAACCCAGTCATCTACAGAACATCTCTAGACTCCTGTTGGTGATCAGCTGCGT TCTGGTGCTGCTAGTGATGCTCAATGTGCTGCTTTTTTACAAGCTCTGGATGTTGGAATATAGCACACAAGTACTGACAACGTGGCAAGGGCTCAGACTACAGGAGAG CAGCCGCCTGCCTCAGTCACAAGCAGAGTGGACCCAGTTGTTAGAATCTCAGCAGAAGCATCACGATACTGAGCTGCAGAAATGGAGACACATTATTAAGTCCTCTGTGATGCTGCTAGACCAG aTGAAGGATTCGCTAATAAACCTTCAGAATGGAATCATTTCTCGAGACTTTGGGTCAGAACCAGAAGAAAAACAGTACCAATGA
- the GRAMD1B gene encoding protein Aster-B isoform X17: MVEKSSDHSSDKSPPTPEPGVQRSGSSQSGRSGGKNSKYDRLNLIKKSQSWYNHERQHIRRVLSPTYKQRNEDFRKLFKQLPDSERLIVDYSCALQRDILLQGRLYLSENWICFYSNIFRWETLLTVRLKDICSMTKEKTARLIPNAIQLCTDTEKHFFTSFGARDRTYMMMFRLWQNALLEKPLCPKELWHFVHQCYGNELGLTSDDEDYVPPDDDFNTMGYCEEIPVEEVEINDNSTKSSSEVKQETNSNLQELSLTSSNVPSTASSEATAFDGGIMEDMDSSIERELLFASIVEQKVQLLPPVTSPSLDFNDNEDLPTDLSDSSDTHDEGRVQQHRKREKDADKARSRMAQIKQGGGSINNTRERAEATPSEEGRGEVQAFYEDLNGRQYINEVFSFNVDKLFSLLFSESKFQRDFMEQRRFTEICSSLLCYFLHQLCRVSQCFFLLPEVIFHPWKKEENGNQTRVILYTIALTNPLAPKSATVTETQTLYKASQESECYVVDAEVLTHDIPYHDYFYTINRYTLTRAARNKSRLRISTELRYRKQPWGLVKTFIEKNFWSGLDEYFHHLENELTKAETAYLSDLLHQSPKDKSSKITATRRRKRPHGHMRIPHLQEALSPVTTPTDEERQHRIRHVAGSTQTRHVPEEKPSHLQNISRLLLVISCVLVLLVMLNVLLFYKLWMLEYSTQVLTTWQGLRLQESSRLPQSQAEWTQLLESQQKHHDTELQKWRHIIKSSVMLLDQMKDSLINLQNGIISRDFGSEPEEKQYQ, from the exons AAAAGCCAGAGTTGGTATAAT CATGAGCGGCAGCACATACGCAGA GTATTGAGTCCAACATACAAACAGAGGAATGAGGATTTTCGAAAACTCTTTAAACAGCTGCCAGACTCAGAGCGTCTCATAGTAG ATTACTCCTGTGCTTTGCAAAGGGACATCTTACTACAGGGGCGGCTCTACCTGTCTGAGAACTGGATCTGTTTCTACAGTAACATCTTCCGCTGGGAGACCTTG CTGACAGTACGTTTAAAAGACATCTGCTCAATGACCAAGGAAAAGACAGCCAGACTCATCCCCAATGCCATACAGCTCTGCACTGACACTGAAAAG CACTTTTTCACTTCATTTGGTGCTCGAGATCGAACCTACATGATGATGTTCCGACTGTGGCAGAATGCTCTGCTTGAAAAG CCACTGTGTCCCAAGGAGCTCTGGCATTTTGTCCATCAGTGCTATGGAAATGAGTTGGGACTCACAAGCGATGATGAGGACTACGTGCCGCCAGACGACGACTTCAACACAATGGG TTACTGTGAAGAGATTCCAGTGGAGGAGgtggaaataaatgacaattccACAAAAAGCAGCAGTGAGGTAAAACAAGAAACCAATTCAAACCTGCAGGAGCTATCTCTTACTAGCAGCAATGTGCCATCCACTGCCAGCAGTGAAGCTACTGCA TTTGATGGGGGCATTATGGAAGACATGGATAGCTCTATAGAAAGGGAGCTGCTATTTGCAAGTATTGTTGAGCAGAAGGTACAGCTACTCCCCCCGGTCACCTCTCCATCATTGGACTTTAATGATAATGAAGACCTTCCAACTGATCTTAGTGACTCATCAGACACCCACGATGAAG GTAGGGTACAACAACACAGGAAAAGAGAGAAGGACGCAGACAAAGCAAGAAGCAGAATGGCACAGATAAAGCAAGGGGGCGGCAGCATAAACAACACAAGGGAGAGGGCGGAGGCAACACCAAGTGAGGAGGGCAGAG GCGAAGTGCAGGCGTTTTACGAGGACTTGAATGGTCGGCAATACATCAATGAGGTGTTCAGTTTTAATGTGGACAAGCTCTTCAGCCTCCTGTTCAGTGAGTCTAAGTTCCAGAGAGACTTCATGGAACAGAGACGCTTCACGG AGATCTGCAGTTCTTTGCTATGTTATTTCCTACACCAGCTTTGCAGGGTTTCACAGTGTTTCTTTTTGCTGCCAGAAGTTATATTTCACCCTTGGAAGAAGGAGGAGAATGGGAACCAGACACGGGTTATTCTGTACACCATCGCACTCACTAACCCGCTGGCACCTAAATCCGCCACTGTCACAGAGACTCAG ACGCTCTACAAGGCAAGCCAAGAAAGCGAGTGTTACGTGGTTGATGCTGAGGTGCTGACACATGACATCCCTTATCACGATTACTTTTACACCATCAACCGGTACACACTGACGAGGGCCGCCAGGAACAAAAGCCGACTGAG GATCTCGACAGAGCTACGTTATCGGAAACAGCCGTGGGGACTTGTCAAAACCTTCATAGAGAAAAACTTTTGGAGTGGATTAGATGAATATTTTCACCACTTGG AGAATGAACTCACCAAGGCAGAGACTGCATACCTGTCCGATCTGCTCCATCAGTCCCCTAAAGACAAAAGCAGCAAGATCACAGCCACTCGCCGCCGGAAGCGCCCCCATGGGCACATGCGCATCCCCCACCTGCAGGAAGCCCTGAGCCCTGTCACCACTCCCACTGATGAGGAGAGGCAGCATCGCATCAGACATGTAGCAG GCTCTACTCAGACGCGACATGTTCCTGAGGAGAAACCCAGTCATCTACAGAACATCTCTAGACTCCTGTTGGTGATCAGCTGCGT TCTGGTGCTGCTAGTGATGCTCAATGTGCTGCTTTTTTACAAGCTCTGGATGTTGGAATATAGCACACAAGTACTGACAACGTGGCAAGGGCTCAGACTACAGGAGAG CAGCCGCCTGCCTCAGTCACAAGCAGAGTGGACCCAGTTGTTAGAATCTCAGCAGAAGCATCACGATACTGAGCTGCAGAAATGGAGACACATTATTAAGTCCTCTGTGATGCTGCTAGACCAG aTGAAGGATTCGCTAATAAACCTTCAGAATGGAATCATTTCTCGAGACTTTGGGTCAGAACCAGAAGAAAAACAGTACCAATGA
- the GRAMD1B gene encoding protein Aster-B isoform X11 — MVEKSSDHSSDKSPPTPEPGVQRSGSSQSGRSGGKNSKKSQSWYNVLSPTYKQRNEDFRKLFKQLPDSERLIVDYSCALQRDILLQGRLYLSENWICFYSNIFRWETLLTVRLKDICSMTKEKTARLIPNAIQLCTDTEKHFFTSFGARDRTYMMMFRLWQNALLEKPLCPKELWHFVHQCYGNELGLTSDDEDYVPPDDDFNTMGYCEEIPVEEVEINDNSTKSSSEVKQETNSNLQELSLTSSNVPSTASSEATAFDGGIMEDMDSSIERELLFASIVEQKVQLLPPVTSPSLDFNDNEDLPTDLSDSSDTHDEGEVQAFYEDLNGRQYINEVFSFNVDKLFSLLFSESKFQRDFMEQRRFTEVIFHPWKKEENGNQTRVILYTIALTNPLAPKSATVTETQTLYKASQESECYVVDAEVLTHDIPYHDYFYTINRYTLTRAARNKSRLRISTELRYRKQPWGLVKTFIEKNFWSGLDEYFHHLENELTKAETAYLSDLLHQSPKDKSSKITATRRRKRPHGHMRIPHLQEALSPVTTPTDEERQHRIRHVAGSTQTRHVPEEKPSHLQNISRLLLVISCVLVLLVMLNVLLFYKLWMLEYSTQVLTTWQGLRLQESSRLPQSQAEWTQLLESQQKHHDTELQKWRHIIKSSVMLLDQMKDSLINLQNGIISRDFGSEPEEKQYQ, encoded by the exons AAAAGCCAGAGTTGGTATAAT GTATTGAGTCCAACATACAAACAGAGGAATGAGGATTTTCGAAAACTCTTTAAACAGCTGCCAGACTCAGAGCGTCTCATAGTAG ATTACTCCTGTGCTTTGCAAAGGGACATCTTACTACAGGGGCGGCTCTACCTGTCTGAGAACTGGATCTGTTTCTACAGTAACATCTTCCGCTGGGAGACCTTG CTGACAGTACGTTTAAAAGACATCTGCTCAATGACCAAGGAAAAGACAGCCAGACTCATCCCCAATGCCATACAGCTCTGCACTGACACTGAAAAG CACTTTTTCACTTCATTTGGTGCTCGAGATCGAACCTACATGATGATGTTCCGACTGTGGCAGAATGCTCTGCTTGAAAAG CCACTGTGTCCCAAGGAGCTCTGGCATTTTGTCCATCAGTGCTATGGAAATGAGTTGGGACTCACAAGCGATGATGAGGACTACGTGCCGCCAGACGACGACTTCAACACAATGGG TTACTGTGAAGAGATTCCAGTGGAGGAGgtggaaataaatgacaattccACAAAAAGCAGCAGTGAGGTAAAACAAGAAACCAATTCAAACCTGCAGGAGCTATCTCTTACTAGCAGCAATGTGCCATCCACTGCCAGCAGTGAAGCTACTGCA TTTGATGGGGGCATTATGGAAGACATGGATAGCTCTATAGAAAGGGAGCTGCTATTTGCAAGTATTGTTGAGCAGAAGGTACAGCTACTCCCCCCGGTCACCTCTCCATCATTGGACTTTAATGATAATGAAGACCTTCCAACTGATCTTAGTGACTCATCAGACACCCACGATGAAG GCGAAGTGCAGGCGTTTTACGAGGACTTGAATGGTCGGCAATACATCAATGAGGTGTTCAGTTTTAATGTGGACAAGCTCTTCAGCCTCCTGTTCAGTGAGTCTAAGTTCCAGAGAGACTTCATGGAACAGAGACGCTTCACGG AAGTTATATTTCACCCTTGGAAGAAGGAGGAGAATGGGAACCAGACACGGGTTATTCTGTACACCATCGCACTCACTAACCCGCTGGCACCTAAATCCGCCACTGTCACAGAGACTCAG ACGCTCTACAAGGCAAGCCAAGAAAGCGAGTGTTACGTGGTTGATGCTGAGGTGCTGACACATGACATCCCTTATCACGATTACTTTTACACCATCAACCGGTACACACTGACGAGGGCCGCCAGGAACAAAAGCCGACTGAG GATCTCGACAGAGCTACGTTATCGGAAACAGCCGTGGGGACTTGTCAAAACCTTCATAGAGAAAAACTTTTGGAGTGGATTAGATGAATATTTTCACCACTTGG AGAATGAACTCACCAAGGCAGAGACTGCATACCTGTCCGATCTGCTCCATCAGTCCCCTAAAGACAAAAGCAGCAAGATCACAGCCACTCGCCGCCGGAAGCGCCCCCATGGGCACATGCGCATCCCCCACCTGCAGGAAGCCCTGAGCCCTGTCACCACTCCCACTGATGAGGAGAGGCAGCATCGCATCAGACATGTAGCAG GCTCTACTCAGACGCGACATGTTCCTGAGGAGAAACCCAGTCATCTACAGAACATCTCTAGACTCCTGTTGGTGATCAGCTGCGT TCTGGTGCTGCTAGTGATGCTCAATGTGCTGCTTTTTTACAAGCTCTGGATGTTGGAATATAGCACACAAGTACTGACAACGTGGCAAGGGCTCAGACTACAGGAGAG CAGCCGCCTGCCTCAGTCACAAGCAGAGTGGACCCAGTTGTTAGAATCTCAGCAGAAGCATCACGATACTGAGCTGCAGAAATGGAGACACATTATTAAGTCCTCTGTGATGCTGCTAGACCAG aTGAAGGATTCGCTAATAAACCTTCAGAATGGAATCATTTCTCGAGACTTTGGGTCAGAACCAGAAGAAAAACAGTACCAATGA